In a genomic window of Corynebacterium coyleae:
- a CDS encoding succinyltransferase, translating into MSLGAHGLGIANIAIDGTVLDTWYPTPKLTLNDDHPTTTQRTSAHNLSPEFLRLIGADRDRLVETVPVRTTIADLDAPPIDAHDVYLRLHLLSHRLVEPLTINLDGALDHLTPVAWTNKGPCLPNNFETVRTNLRARGPIHVYGIDRLPRMVDYVVPTGVTITEAERVRLGAHLAEGTTVVREGYISYNAGTLGPARIEGTISSAVAVGANTTLARSTALIATPTNNNALARQPMRIGANCHLHPTASINGITLGNNCDIGAGITLEPHTRIFDPATGEDFPAGKLTGRDNLRIQHEPYTTAPVLRPAETTRT; encoded by the coding sequence ATGTCTTTGGGAGCACACGGCCTCGGAATCGCCAACATCGCCATAGACGGCACAGTGCTCGACACCTGGTACCCCACCCCCAAGCTCACACTTAACGACGACCACCCCACCACCACCCAACGCACCTCCGCCCACAACCTCTCCCCGGAGTTCCTGCGCCTCATCGGCGCCGACCGCGACCGACTCGTCGAAACCGTGCCCGTACGCACCACCATCGCCGACCTCGACGCCCCACCCATCGACGCCCACGACGTCTACCTCCGCCTCCACCTGCTGTCCCACCGCCTCGTCGAACCACTCACCATCAACCTCGACGGCGCCCTCGACCACCTCACCCCCGTCGCCTGGACCAACAAAGGCCCCTGCCTCCCCAACAACTTCGAAACCGTACGCACCAACCTCCGCGCCCGCGGCCCCATCCACGTCTACGGCATCGACCGTCTCCCCCGCATGGTCGACTACGTCGTCCCCACCGGCGTCACCATCACCGAAGCCGAACGCGTCCGCCTCGGCGCCCACCTCGCCGAAGGCACCACCGTCGTCCGCGAAGGCTACATCTCCTACAACGCCGGCACCCTCGGCCCCGCACGCATCGAAGGCACCATCTCCTCCGCAGTCGCCGTCGGCGCCAACACCACCCTCGCCCGCAGCACCGCCCTCATCGCCACCCCCACCAACAACAACGCCCTCGCCCGCCAACCCATGCGCATCGGCGCCAACTGCCACCTCCACCCCACCGCCAGCATCAACGGCATCACCCTCGGCAACAACTGCGACATCGGCGCCGGCATCACCCTCGAACCCCACACCCGAATCTTCGACCCCGCCACCGGAGAAGATTTTCCCGCGGGAAAACTCACCGGCCGCGACAACCTGCGCATCCAACACGAGCCCTACACCACCGCCCCCGTGCTGCGCCCGGCAGAAACCACGCGCACGTAA
- the dapE gene encoding succinyl-diaminopimelate desuccinylase, with protein sequence MTSLDLFADPVVLSAALVDIESPSHHEEAIADAIEAALRGLEHAEVQRFGNTVVARTSFGLDSRVVLAGHIDTVPLADNTPHRLADGILHGCGSVDMKSGLACYLHAFATLAQPGKAAHDLTLIAYEGEEVAQEYNGLYHLERDHPELLQGDIALLGEPSGAIIEAGCQGTIRVFVDAHGTRAHSARSWLGHNAAHDLAGVLTRIAAYEPRTVLIDDCEYREGLNVVGLEGFVATNTIPDHARLIVNFRYAPDRSVEDAKAHLEETLALEEGLELIYDDVAPGALPGLGDPVAAGLVKAVGGNFRAKFGWTDVARFSSLGVPAVNFGPGDPGFAHKKDEQCPVDEIRQVAAQLLDYLSAESE encoded by the coding sequence GTGACTTCCTTAGATCTTTTTGCGGACCCTGTTGTTTTGTCGGCTGCGTTGGTGGATATTGAGTCGCCGTCGCACCATGAGGAGGCGATCGCGGACGCCATTGAGGCTGCGTTGCGTGGCCTTGAGCATGCAGAGGTGCAGCGCTTCGGTAATACCGTGGTGGCGCGTACGAGTTTCGGGTTGGATTCGCGGGTCGTGTTGGCGGGCCATATTGATACGGTGCCGTTGGCTGATAACACGCCGCATCGGCTCGCGGACGGTATTTTGCACGGCTGTGGCTCGGTGGATATGAAGTCGGGTTTGGCGTGTTATTTGCATGCGTTTGCCACGTTGGCGCAGCCGGGGAAGGCGGCGCATGATTTGACGCTGATCGCTTATGAGGGCGAGGAGGTGGCGCAGGAATACAACGGCCTGTATCACCTTGAGCGTGATCATCCGGAGTTGCTGCAGGGCGATATTGCGTTGTTGGGTGAGCCGTCGGGTGCGATCATTGAGGCTGGTTGTCAGGGCACGATCCGCGTGTTTGTGGATGCGCATGGCACGCGTGCGCATTCGGCGCGCTCTTGGCTTGGCCATAATGCGGCGCATGATCTTGCGGGTGTGCTCACTCGGATCGCGGCGTATGAGCCGCGCACTGTGCTTATCGACGACTGCGAGTACCGCGAGGGCTTAAACGTCGTCGGGCTGGAGGGCTTCGTGGCGACGAATACGATCCCGGATCACGCGCGACTGATCGTGAATTTCCGCTACGCGCCGGATCGCAGCGTCGAGGACGCGAAGGCGCACTTGGAAGAGACACTCGCGCTGGAGGAGGGCCTCGAGCTTATTTACGACGACGTCGCGCCGGGGGCGTTGCCTGGCCTGGGGGACCCGGTCGCGGCCGGGTTGGTCAAGGCGGTGGGCGGGAACTTCCGCGCCAAGTTTGGGTGGACGGATGTGGCGCGCTTTTCTAGCCTGGGTGTTCCTGCGGTGAACTTTGGGCCTGGCGATCCGGGGTTTGCCCATAAGAAGGACGAGCAGTGCCCGGTCGATGAGATTCGTCAGGTGGCGGCGCAGTTGCTCGATTACCTGAGTGCTGAAAGCGAGTAA
- a CDS encoding amino acid permease: MSTPVSPVADSTALARGLKTRHLTMMGLGSAIGAGLFLGTGVGIAAAGPAVILAYVVAGFITVCFMQMLAEMVAARPSSGTFSTYAEQAFGRWAGFAIGWLYWFMMIMIMAVEITGASAIVAQWFAISPWIPALIAIGFFTVINFAAVKNFGEFEFWFALIKVVVIVAFLCIGVALWLGVLPTGGFVGLSNISEVGFMPNGWAGVATALLAVAFAFGGIELVTVAAAESENPEAGVHSAIRSIIWRISIFYIGSVLLIVLLLPFDEIGGADSAADSPFTAVLEMANIPGAVGIMEAVIVVALLSACNTQIYGSSRFMQNLAVRGDAPEIFAKTDPRGVPVRAVIVSVFFGFVAVALQYWNPPGLLAFLLNAVGGCLIVLWIVVALSFVRLHPKLEASGEITDVRMWAPNVLPWVMIALAGGVILLMLADPDGRFQMFAVAVVVGVVSLAGILWTRTAGKTAAGQNVKKEEVR, from the coding sequence ATGTCAACCCCCGTTTCCCCCGTCGCCGATTCCACCGCGCTCGCACGCGGCCTGAAAACGCGCCACCTCACCATGATGGGCCTCGGCTCAGCCATCGGTGCCGGACTCTTCCTTGGCACCGGCGTTGGCATCGCAGCCGCAGGCCCCGCCGTCATCCTCGCCTACGTCGTCGCAGGCTTCATCACCGTGTGCTTCATGCAGATGCTCGCGGAAATGGTCGCCGCACGCCCGTCGTCGGGCACGTTCTCCACCTACGCCGAGCAAGCCTTCGGCCGCTGGGCCGGCTTCGCCATCGGCTGGCTGTACTGGTTCATGATGATCATGATCATGGCCGTCGAAATCACCGGCGCGTCCGCGATCGTCGCCCAATGGTTCGCCATCTCCCCGTGGATCCCCGCGCTGATCGCCATTGGGTTTTTCACCGTAATCAATTTCGCCGCGGTGAAAAACTTCGGCGAGTTCGAATTCTGGTTCGCCCTGATCAAGGTCGTTGTGATCGTGGCGTTCCTGTGCATCGGTGTGGCCCTGTGGCTCGGTGTGCTGCCCACCGGCGGGTTCGTAGGCCTGTCGAATATCAGCGAGGTCGGCTTCATGCCCAACGGCTGGGCTGGTGTGGCCACCGCGTTGCTCGCGGTCGCCTTCGCGTTCGGCGGCATTGAACTGGTCACCGTCGCCGCCGCCGAATCCGAAAACCCCGAAGCCGGCGTCCACTCCGCGATCCGCTCCATCATCTGGCGCATCTCCATCTTCTACATCGGCTCCGTGCTCCTGATCGTGCTGCTGTTGCCTTTCGACGAAATCGGCGGCGCGGACTCCGCAGCCGACTCCCCGTTCACTGCAGTGCTCGAAATGGCAAACATCCCGGGCGCCGTCGGCATCATGGAGGCCGTCATCGTCGTCGCCCTGCTGTCCGCCTGCAACACGCAGATCTACGGTTCGTCGCGCTTCATGCAAAACCTTGCAGTGCGTGGCGACGCCCCCGAGATCTTCGCTAAAACCGACCCCCGCGGCGTGCCCGTCCGTGCCGTGATCGTGTCCGTGTTCTTCGGCTTCGTCGCCGTTGCCCTGCAGTACTGGAACCCGCCCGGGCTGCTCGCCTTCCTCCTCAACGCAGTCGGTGGCTGCCTGATCGTGCTGTGGATCGTCGTCGCCCTGTCGTTCGTCCGCCTGCACCCGAAGCTCGAAGCAAGCGGCGAAATCACCGACGTACGTATGTGGGCCCCCAACGTCCTGCCCTGGGTCATGATCGCGCTCGCCGGCGGAGTCATCCTGCTCATGCTCGCCGACCCCGACGGGCGATTCCAAATGTTCGCCGTCGCCGTCGTTGTCGGTGTCGTTTCCCTCGCGGGAATTTTGTGGACCCGCACCGCAGGAAAGACCGCTGCAGGACAGAACGTGAAGAAGGAAGAGGTGCGGTA